A section of the Humulus lupulus chromosome 2, drHumLupu1.1, whole genome shotgun sequence genome encodes:
- the LOC133816176 gene encoding wall-associated receptor kinase 2-like: MVRNPVQKRLWFSKPFVKQITELKVLMISINHTTLLTENPINFFNCSDNKKSPNQTNRRPANLTLSPFSYSESRNRLTVVGCDVFGYIDSSPDDVRFQAVGCSADCIPMNKISLIDGHNNNSYGSCYGRNCCQTILPSYLESYEINIGPTNHCSYAFVVDNDWLSNASSTVVRELLDYVPVTLDWDFLEYINDYTNMTSPLKPKYSHCYLEGAKSSIEKMRLQCMCKEGYRGNPYLLTGCQDIDECVENSRLCPDDQICENTIGSHRCKYKTVHKIRPILVVVIPRFRAMINVTSKAGFAANELVKSEVCFKIRHRACKAGTTSNMVASKSTQSRRGAPEMHLPSGMTSDQGFRA; this comes from the exons ATGGTTCGAAATCCTGTGCAAAAACGTCTCTGGTTCTCAAAACCTTTTGTCAAACAAATAACAGAGTTGAAGGTTCTAATGATTTCCATCAACCACACGACGCTACTGACAGAAAACCCCATCAATTTCTTCAACTGCTCAGACAATAAGAAAAGCCCAAATCAAACTAATCGCCGCCCGGCAAATCTGACGCTGAGCCCGTTTTCCTACTCGGAGAGCCGGAACAGACTGACGGTGGTGGGTTGTGATGTCTTCGGCTACATAGATTCCAGCCCTGACGACGTGAGATTCCAGGCAGTTGGATGTTCAGCTGACTGTATTCCTATGAATAAAATTTCCTTAATAGATGGTCATAACAATAATTCCTATGGCAGCTGTTATGGAAGGAACTGTTGCCAGACAATTCTTCCCTCTTACCTGGAAAGCTACGAAATAAATATCGGTCCGACCAACCATTGTAGTTACGCGTTCGTGGTAGACAATGATTGGTTATCTAATGCGAGTTCCACTGTCGTCCGAGAGTTGTTGGATTATGTTCCAGTGACTCTAGACTGGGACTTCTTAGAATACATTAATGATTATACCAATATGACGTCACCTTTGAAACCAAAGTACTCCCACTGCTATTTGGAAGGAGCCAAGTCTTCTATTGAAAAAATGAGGCTTCAATGTATGTGCAAGGAGGGATATCGTGGAAATCCTTATCTTTTAACCGGTTGCCAAG ATATAGATGAATGCGTTGAGAATTCAAGGCTATGTCCGGATGATCAAATTTGTGAAAACACTATTGGAAGTCATCGTTGTAAATACAAGACGGTACACAAAATTCGTCCCATTCTTGTAG ttgttatacccagatttcgagccatgataaatgtgacctcgaaagctggattcgcagcgaatgaactcgtaaagtctgaagtgTGTTTCAAGAttagacatcgagcctgcaaagctgggacgacttcgaatatggtagcctcgaaatccacacAATCTCGAAGGGgagctcccgagatgcatctaccctcagggatgacctcggatcaggggttccgagcctga
- the LOC133814515 gene encoding uncharacterized protein LOC133814515, with protein sequence MEESESIFDYFARVLAIINQLRRNGENISEVKVIEKILRTVTPTFEYIATNIDENKDLEIMTVEQLMSSLQTYEEKQKRKKKQKEMVEQLIQLNLKEENFSNNRDQRIRGHDQGSGRGRGRGQGREERGGFNNFNYGERSQNSQATRGRGRGNSWSRNDKSHIKCYNCNKFGHYASEFRSRKVEEKVNFVEDKGGEEGTLLLACKDKDEGQENRWYLDTGASNHMCGQRECSWSSMKW encoded by the coding sequence ATGGAAGAATCTGAATCAATTTTTGATTATTTTGCTAGAGTATTGGCAATTATCAATCAATTAAGAAGAAATGGTGAAAACATTAGTGAAGTGAAGGTTATAGAGAAAATTCTTCGCACTGTAACTCCAACCTTCGAATACATTGCTACAAACATTGATGAAAATAAAGATTTAGAAATTATGACTGTTGAGCAACTCATGAGTTCTTTACAAACCTATGAGGAGAAACAAAAGAGGAAAAAGAAGCAAAAGGAGATGGTGGAGCAATTAATACAACTCAACTTGAAGGAAGAAAATTTCAGCAATAATAGAGATCAAAGAATAAGAGGACATGACCAAGGAAGCGGACGTGGACGTGGTCGTGGACAAGGAAGAGAAGAAAGGGGTGGCTTCAACAACTTCAATTATGGAGAAAGAAGTCAAAATTCACAAGCAACAAGAGGACGCGGAAGAGGTAACTCATGGTCAAGGAATGATAAATCCCACATCAAATGCTACAATTGCAATAAGTTCGGCCACTATGCCTCCGAGTTTAGATCAAGGAAGGTTGAAGAAAAGGTCAATTTCGTCGAAGACAAAGGTGGAGAAGAAGGAACATTGCTACTAGCTTGCAAAGACAAAGATGAAGGCCAAGAAAATAGATGGTATCTTGACACCGGTGCTAGCAATCACATGTGTGGACAAAGAGAATGTTCGTGGAGCTCAATGAAGTGGTAA
- the LOC133814516 gene encoding coatomer subunit delta-like, with product MGLKDPNRPFPAGIGDAAGVGLLKWRMQSTDESMVPLTINYWPSVSGNETYVSIEYEASSMFDLWNVVIFVPLPALREAPNVRQVDGEWRFDPRNSLLEWSILLIDNSNRSGSMEFIVPPTDSSVFFLISVNFSATNTFSDLKAVNVLPQKGGAPPKFGQRTQ from the exons ATGG GCCTGAAGGATCCTAATCGGCCTTTTCCTGCTGGTATCGGTGATGCTGCGGGTGTTGGTCTTTTGAAGTGGCGGATGCAAAGCACTGATGAATCAATGGTGCCTTTAACAA TTAACTATTGGCCCTCTGTTTCTGGTAATGAAACATATGTTAGCATCGAATATGAAGCTTCATCAATGTTTGATTTGTGGAATGTTGTGATCTTTGTACCTCTCCCTGCTCTTCGTGAGGCTCCAAATGTCAGACAAGTTGACGGTGAATGGAG GTTCGACCCAAGGAATTCTTTGTTGGAGTGGTCCATTCTACTAATTGACAACTCGAACCGAAG TGGATCAATGGAGTTTATTGTTCCCCCAACAGACTCATCTGTATTTTTCCTGATATCTGTGAACTTCTCTGCTACTAATACATTCAGTGACTTGAAG GCTGTGAATGTCTTGCCCCAGAAAGGTGGAGCTCCACCGAAGTTCGGTCAAAGAACACAGTGA